In Thermococcus sp., the genomic window CCAGGGGAAGGGGCTTGAGTATACTGGCCCACTCTACGCGCTCAACACCTGGGCCGGCTACATGAAGTCCTTCATCCTCATGGCGGTCTTCCTCAACGTCTTCGCCGTCCCATGGGGCCTGGCAACGAACGCTTCGCTCTATGAGGTTCTCAAGGGAACAGCTCTCCTATTCGTCAAAATGCTCGGTCTCATAGGTGCCTTCGTGGTCGTTGAAGAAACCCTCGCGAAGATAAGGCTGTTCAGGATAATAGACTACCTCTCGGCCAGCTTCCTGCTCGCGATAATGGGGGTCATAAGCTTCCTCCTCGGGGGTGTTGTACCTTGATGAGCGTTACAGCTGAGGTCATAAACATCCTCGGCGTCACGGTGCTCCTGACGGCGTTCCTCCTGCTCACTGAGTCCTACATGCACTCGCTCATAAACATCATAGCCTTCCAGTCCCTCCTTATAGGTGGGATACTGGCCATTATCGGCTGGGAGGAGGCCAGCCCTGAACTCATCCTCCTGGCGGGGATTACCGTGGCCTTCAGGGCGCTCCTGATACCCTGGATACTCCAGAGGGACATACAGAACGAGCGCATCTGGCGCAACAGGGAGGTCAAGACAACACACCACGCAATAGTCGTGGGGCTGGTCCTCGCGGTAACCGCCTACTTCCTCTACGTCCCGGTTTACAGGATAACTGGGGACTGGAACGGGGTTATACCCTTCATACTGCTCTTCCTCAGCATGCTCATCGTCGTCGGAAGAAGGAACGCGATGGCCCAGATAATCGGCTACATAAGCGAGGAGAACTCCCTCCTCTACCTTGCAGCAGTGATGACGTCCATGCCCCTAATCCTGGAGTTCGGAATCCTGCTCGACATGATAGCCTTCGTCCTGCTCGCGGTTATCCTTGGAGCGGAGAAGCGCTACGGCCCAATAGAGGTGGAGGAGCTGGTGGGGTGATAACATGGAAGCAGTGGTTTACCTCCTCTTACTCCCCCTCATCGCCTCAATTCTCTCCCTAGCGGGCGAGAGGTGGGGACGGGCCCTGACGCCTGCCTTTGCATTCGCAACGGCCATCCTCTCGACCCTGATGCTCTACGGGGGAAGGACCGTCTCAACGCCGAACCTCTACGCTGACTGGTACTCGCTCGTCATTGCCGCCATAGTCTCGTGGGTCTACCTCTTCGCATCCATGGCCTCCATCTACTACACCGAGGGACTGGAGAGGCCCTTCTTCGACCTCCGCTACTACTGGAGCATGCTCTCGCTCTTCGCCCTCACGATGAACTTTACCGCCGTGGTTTCAAACCTCGGCTGGATGTGGATCGGGCTTGAGGCCACAACGGTCGTGAGCGCCCTCCTGATACTCACGGAAGGCGAGAAGAGGAACGTCGAGGGGGCATGGAGGTACATGATAGTCGCCTCGGCGGGGCTTGGGATAGCCTTCCTCTCGGTGATCTTAGCCTACGCTTCCGCCGGAACCCTCGACGTCAGGAGCCTGACGTTCACCCAGAAGGAAGCTCTCCTGGTCTCCACCCTTGCTCTGATTGGCTTCGGCACCAAGGCCGGCCTCTTCCCGATGCACGGCTGGTTGCCTGACGCCCACGGAAGTGCCCCTTCACCGGTCAGCGCCATGCTCTCCGGAACGCTCCTTCCGACGGCCCTGCTCGTCTACTACAGGGTTCTAAGCGCGTCGGCATGGAATGCTCCAGCGAAAGTTACGCTCCTCTTTGGAATCCTCACACTCCTTGCCGCAGCCCTGCTGATGGCGTCCCAGAGGTTCCTCAAGAGGTTGCTCGCCTACTCCAGCATGGACATGATGGGGGTAGCGGCAATAGGCCTCGGCCTGGCCCACTACCACCCTGCCTTGCTAAAGCTGGTCTTCCTCCTCCTGGCAGTCCACGCCTTCTCCAAGGGGGCCCTCTTCATAACCGCCGGCAGCGTAATGAGGGCCTACGGAACTCACGAGATAGCGGGAATAGGGGGCCTCATGGACTCAAACCCCATGAGCGGCCTCTCATTCGTCCTCTCGTCCCTGTCCGTGACTGGAAGTCCCCCGTTCGGGACGTTCATAGCGGAACTCGGAATAATAGGGGTCACCCTGTCAAGGAGCTACTGGTGGGCGTTCTTTGTGGGGACGGGCCTGTTGCTCTCCTTCCTGGCCCTGAACTGGCACTCGGCCAGGATGGCCTTTGGCGACGGAGAAAGGCGGGAGGTTCCCCTAGGAGAGGGGGCCATAGCGCTCACCATGACCCTGACGGCCCTTGGGATAAGCCTCTACGCGTGGTATCTGGTCATAACGGGAGGTCTGGTAATATGAAGGCACTCTCCGCTGTGTTCAGGAAGGGCGGGAAGTATCTGACGGTCTGGCTCGACTACGGGAGCGGTAAGGCGGAGCTTGAGCTCACGGACTCTCTCCCGGACAGGAAGATAGCGCCCGCCCTTGTCGGCGAGACCGGGCCGTACATGAAGATCCCGCCCGGAACGAACGCCGTCCCCTTAACCTTTGGCCCGGCGGCCGGTGGCCTCGGTCAGGCAGGGGCCTTCGAGATACTCACCTACGGCGAGAGGATAGTGACAATAAGGCCGGTCTACGGCTACAAGAGGCGCGGGCTGGAAAAGGCGATGCTCAACCGCCCGGTGGAGGAGTCAGTCGCGGTGCTTGAGAGGGCAGCCGGGAACTTCGCGATGGCCTACACCTACGCCTTCCTGAAGGCGATCGAGGCCAACCCGGACGAAGACGTATGGGAGGTTAGAAAAGCCCTCCTTGAGCTTGAGAGGCTCTACAACCACTTCAACGCGATACACAAGCTGGCAGAGGCGGCATCGCAGAAGGTCGCTACCATGCACTTCCATGCTTTGGAGGAGGACGTTCTCAGGGTATTCAGCCGGCTG contains:
- a CDS encoding proton-conducting transporter membrane subunit, which codes for MEAVVYLLLLPLIASILSLAGERWGRALTPAFAFATAILSTLMLYGGRTVSTPNLYADWYSLVIAAIVSWVYLFASMASIYYTEGLERPFFDLRYYWSMLSLFALTMNFTAVVSNLGWMWIGLEATTVVSALLILTEGEKRNVEGAWRYMIVASAGLGIAFLSVILAYASAGTLDVRSLTFTQKEALLVSTLALIGFGTKAGLFPMHGWLPDAHGSAPSPVSAMLSGTLLPTALLVYYRVLSASAWNAPAKVTLLFGILTLLAAALLMASQRFLKRLLAYSSMDMMGVAAIGLGLAHYHPALLKLVFLLLAVHAFSKGALFITAGSVMRAYGTHEIAGIGGLMDSNPMSGLSFVLSSLSVTGSPPFGTFIAELGIIGVTLSRSYWWAFFVGTGLLLSFLALNWHSARMAFGDGERREVPLGEGAIALTMTLTALGISLYAWYLVITGGLVI